GCCCCGCCCGTTCCGGCGTACGCGGTTATCTCGCCGTCGCCGGTGGTGTGGCCGTCGAACCGGTGCTGGGCAGCCGCTCCACGGACCTGTTGTCGGGCCTCGGTCCGCCCCCGCTGACGGACGGCACCGTGCTCCCGCTCGGCCGCCCGTGCCGCCCGCACGCGCGCGTGGACGTCGTCCCGCACCCCGCGCCGCCCTCGGAGCTGGTGCTGCGCGTCACCCTGGGACCACGCGACGACTGGTTCACGGACACGGCGCTGCGCACCCTCACCAGGCATCCGTACGCCGTGTCGTCCGCGAGCAACCGCATCGGGCTGCGCACGGAGGGGCCCGCCCTGGAGCGCTCCCGGCCGGGTGAACTCCCCAGCGAGGGAATGGTGCTGGGCGCCGTCCAGGTGCCGCCGGACGGCCGTCCGGTCGTCTTCCTCGCCGACCACCCGACCACCGGGGGCTATCCGGTGATCGCGGTCGTCCACCCGGCGGACCTGCCCGGCGCGGCCCAGGCCACGCCGGGCACGCCGGTACGGTTCGTCGCCGTACGGCACCGCCGCTGACCAGGGGTGGCGCCCGGCGTCGGTCCGGTCGCCCCGGGCCGCCTCACGCCACCTCCGGCCGTTGCTCGGGGGCGGACAGCGCGGCCAGGGCCGACGCGACCGCGTGGGAGGCGGACAGGTCCAGCCGGGCGCTGGTGCCGCGCGCCTTGTGGCGTACCTCGGCGGCGGCGAGGGCCAGGAGCTGCGGGAGCAGGTCGGTGCAGCGCCGGGCCACCCAGCCCGTGCCCGCGGTGGCCAGCCACCAGAAGCCGGCGGCGCGGCCCGGCGCCTCGAACTCGGGCTCGGCGGAGGGCGCCGGGCCCGTGGCGATGCCCGCCTCGGTGAGCAGGGCGTGGAAGCGGAGGGCGAGCTGCCGGTGTCCCCGTTCGCCGGGGTGCAACCGGTCCGCGCTCCACATCGCGCGGTCCGTCAGCCAGGCGCCCTCCGAAGCGTGCAGATGGACGGCTCCGTGGCGCTCGGACAGGGCGTGCACGACGGTGTTGACGGCCCGCTGCCGCCGGGCGAGGGGCCTGGCGAGCGCCCCCGGCAGACCGAGCATCGCCCCGGGATCGGGCAGACAGGCGGTGAGCAGCACCGCTCCGCGCTCCCGGAGCGCCGCGTAGACGGCGTCGAGGCGAGCGGTGACGGCGTGGATGTCGAAGGTGCACCGCAGGGTGTCGTTGACGCCGATGACGACCGAGGCGATGTCCGGGCGGAGGTCGAGCGCGGCGGACAGCTGCCGCTCCAGGACGTCACGCGTCTGGGAGCCGCTGACGGCCAGGTTGGTGAACTCCACGGTGGGCCCGGCGCCCGGCCACGCATGCAGCCCCGGGCCCGACCCCGCGTGCAGCCCCACCCCCGACCCGCCGCCCGGCCCCCCATCCGGCCCACGGCCCGGCCTCGCATCCGCCCCACCGCCCGGCCCCACGTCCGCTCGGAGCCCTTCGGCGAGCAGCGCGGCCCAGCCCCGCCAGCCGCCTTCGACGGGGTCGCCCACGCCCTCGGTGAGGGAGTCGCCGAGGGCCACGAACCGCAGGGCTCTCATCCCACGCCCTCCCGCACCGGGCGCCCGACGGTCGCGTCGTGCGCGGTGAGGAAGGCGTCCACCGCGGTCTGCCAGCCGAAGCACTCGGCACGCGCGCGTGCCGCCTCCCTGCGCTCGCCCTCGGTGCGGTCCAGCAGCAGTTCGACGGCGTCCGCGAAGGACTCCCCGTTGTCGGCCGCCGTGGCGCCTGCCGAGCCGATGACCTCCGGCAGCGCCGAGGAGGAGCTGGCCACCACGGGGGTACCGCAGGCCATGGCCTCCAGTGCGGCCAGCCCGAACGTCTCGGCGGGCCCGGGGGCCAGGGCGACGTCGGCGGAGGCCTGCAGGGCGCCCAGCGTCTCGCGGTCGCCCACGTGCCCGAGGAAGGTCACCGGCAGCCCCTTGGCCCGCTGTTCGAGCCTGCCGCGCAGCGGGCCGTCACCGGCGACGACCAGCACGGCCCGCCGTCCGCGCCGCAGCAGCGCCTCCAGGGCGTCGAGGGCCGTGCCCGGCCGCTTCTCCACGGACAGCCGGGAGCACATCACCAGCAGGACCTCGTCCTCGCGCGCGTGCCGCTCCCGCAGCCCCGGGTCGCGCAGGGCAGGGTGCCGTCCCACGAGGTCGACGCCCAGGGGGGCCCGGACGACGTTGCGCGCCCCGATCCGCACGAACTCCCGTTCGGCGAACTCGGTGGTGCACACCACTCGCGAGTAGGTGTGGGCGGTACGGACGTTGAGGGCGTCCGAGGCCCGTCGGGCCATGCCCTCGGACAGCCCCCAGGTCCGCAGGACCCCGTCGGCGGTCTCGTGCGAGACCATCACCGCGCGCACCCTGGCCCGCCGCGCCCACTTCCCCGTCCAGCGCAGCGTGGTGCGGTCGGAGACCTCCAGCCGGTCGGGCCCCAGCGACTCCAGGAGGCCGGCCACCCGCCCCTTGTCCATGAGGACCCGGTAGCCGCCGGTGCCCGGCAGCAGCGGTCCTGGCAGGGTGATCACCCGGCCCTGCTCGGTCGCGCGGTCGGTGTACCGCTCGCCGGGCACGATCAGTACCGACTCGTGCCCGGCCGCCTCGTATCCCCTGCCCAGTTCCCGCAGCGCGATCCGCAGTCCGCCCGAGGAGGGGGCGACGAAGTTGGCGAGCCGCACGATCCGCAGCCCGGTCCGGGCACCGTCCCTCGGTGCTCCCTCGACAGCGTTCCCGGTCATGCCGCCACCGCCGTCCGCGCCGTCAGCACGTCGGCGTAGTGCCCGATGAGCTGGTCGCCGACGGCCGCCCAGGTGCGCCCTTCGACCATGGCCCGTCCGGCGGCCCCGTAGGCGGCCCGCAGTGCCGGGTCGGCGGCGAGCGACCACACGGCGTCGCGTACGGCGGCCGCGTCGCGCGGCGGGACCAGGAGCCCCGTGCGCCCGTGGGCGACGAGGTCCAGCGGGCCCCCGGCGGCGGGCGCCACCACGGGCACCCCGCTGGCCATGGCCTCCTGCACGGTCTGGCAGAAGGTCTCGAAGGGGCCGGTGTGGGCGAAGACGTCGAACGAGGCGAAGATCCGCGCGAGTTCGTCGCCGGTGCGGCGCCCCAGGAAGACGGCTCCCGGCAGGGCTTCGCGCAGCCCCGGTTCGCTCGGCCCGTCGCCCACGACGACGACCCGCACTCCCTCCAGCCCGCACACACCCGCGAGCAGTTCGATCTGCTTCTCGGGGGCGAGACGGCCGACGTAGCCGACGATCAGCTCACCGTTCGGCGCCAGTTCGCGGCGCAGGGCCTCGTCGCGCAGCTCGGGGCGGAACCGGACGGTGTCGACGCCGCGCGGCCACAGGCTCACGCGGGGCACACCGTGTGCCTCCAGGTCGCGCAGGGCCGCGCTGGACGGGGCGAGGGTGCGGTCGGCTGCGGCGTGCACGGAGCGGATGCGCCGCCAGGCCGCCGCCTCACCGGCGTGGACGTAGGTGCGGGCGTATCCCGCGAGGTCGGTCTGGTAGATGGCGACGGCGGGCACACCGAGCCGGGCGGCGGCCGCCATGCCGCGCACGCCGAGGACGAAGGGGCTGGCCAGGTGGACGATGTCGGCCCGGTGCTCGACGATCGCCGCGGCGACCCTGCGGCTGGGCAGGGCGACGCGGACCTGGGGATAGCCCGGGAGCGGGAGGGAGGGGACGCGGACGACGGGGCACGGTGCCTGGAGGTCGGCTCCGGCTCCGGTTCCCTGGGCGGTGGCCGGGGCCACGACGAGCGGGGCGTGCCCCCGCGCGACGAGGTGCCGCGCGGTCTGCAGGGCGCAGTGGGCCACGCCGTTCACATCGGGGGGAAAGGACTCGGTCACTATGACGACACGCATAGGGGTGTTGTCGTCGTGCTGGACGTGGCCGCGTCAACGTGGATCTTTCCGGACGAGGAACGTCCCATGAGCGTTGCGCTGCACACATGTCCAGGTCAGACCGTGTCCATGCCCTCCTGACCTCCGGGTCACGGGGTGTTCACATTGCGGGCATGTCAGGACCGATTCGGCTGCGTACGGCTGTCTGGACCTCGGCCTCCTCGGCCGGGTCGGCGGCGAGCCTGCGGAGTTGGTCGACGACGCGCGCGTCTCCCGTCTCGGCGTGCCGGGCGGCGATCTCGCGGGTGGTCTCCTCGCAGTCCCAGAGGCATTCGACGGCGAAGCCGGCCGCGAAGGAGGGGTCGGTGGCGGCGAGTGCGCGGGCGGCGCGGCCGCGGAGGTGGGAGGAGGCGGTCTCACGGTAGATGTGGCGCAGGACGGGCGCGGCGCAGACGATGCCGAGGCGTCCGGCGCCGTCGACGAGCGTCCACAGGGTCTGCGCGTCCGGTCCTTCGCCGCGTACGGCCTCGCGCAGCGCGCCCAGCACCAGGTCGCTGTCCTTGGTCCCGCCGAGACAGGCGAGCATGCGTCCCGCGGCGGCGCCGAGGGGGTCGGGCCGGTGCACCCAGCCGCGTGCCCGGTCGACGGCGGCCATGCTGCGCATCCGTTCGAAGGCGTCGACGGCGGCCTCCACGACCATCGTCGTGCCGTCGGTCACGGCGCCCTCGATCAGGTCGAGGGCGTCGGGATCGTTGCCGTCGGCGAGGTAGCGCAAGGCGGTGCAGCGGGCGCCGTCGTCGCCCGAGCGGGCGGCGGCGAGGATCTCGGGCCGGTCCTCGGGGCCGGCGACGGCGGTCAGACACCGGGCGGCCGGCACATGGAGGACGGCTCCGCGTTCGATGCCCTGCTGGGCCCACTCGAACACGGCCGCGACGCTCCATCCGGGCCGGGGCCCGCTCGGTCGCATCTGCCGCTGCCAGCGGTCGAAACAGCCGGTCTCGTGGGCGGCCCGCACACGGGTGGCGATCGCCTCACGGGGATCGTCGGCCCACAGCCGCCAGGGCCGGGGTTCGAAGGCGTCACGGACGGCGGCGGCCAGCTCGGCCTCGCCCTCCGGATCCGTGGCGAAACGGGCCAGGACGGGTTCGGCGAGGGAGCGCAGTCCCTCGTCGTCGTCCCGGAGGGCCAGCTCGTCCAGGGCCCAGGCCCAGCTGGTGCCCACGGCGGCGTACCTGCGCAGCAGGGCGAGGGCGTCCCGCCTGCCGTACGAGGCGAGGTGCCCGAGGACCGCGAGGGCCAGGCCCGTGCGCGACTCGTCGGTGTCGAGCACGTCCTCGGCGTCGAAGAGGTGCCGCTCGATCTCGTCGAGCTCGCCGCTCAGGTCGAGGTAGAGACGGGCGTAGTACAGGGAGCGGTTCTCCACCTGCCAGTCGTGGCGGGGGTCGCTCAGCACACAGTGGTTCAGTGCCGCGAGCGCCTCGGCCCGCGGGGCGGTGAGCGCGTGCAGGGTGCCGTCGCCGCGGCCCCGCTGCAGCAGGCCGAGCAGCGTACCGCTGGGCGCTATGACCGGTTCGAACATGGGAAACAGCCTCACATCAAGCGTCGACGCAACCGGGGATCCTGCATTACCTGGCCGCGTGACAACACGTCGGTGCGCCCGCCGTCTCTTGCTTGCTGAAGACCATCTTCCTCTGCCTCTCGTCGGTGGCCCATGCGGACCGCGTCACGGCCCACGCGGTGCGGCAACACCTGCCCAGCCGTCATGTCCGTGAATCACGACGTCATGATGACCCGGCGGTTCTTCCTGCCGCGACCGAAATTTCCGGCGGCCCCGTACCGCCTCCCCCGTCTTTTGCGTTTTACCTGGTCAGAACATGTTGATCAGTGTGCTGCGAACAGTTCGAGCAGTTCCGTCTTTCCGAACATGCGTGCGGTGTCGACCGCGTTCGGCGTGCCCGCGGCCGGGTCGGCCCCGGCCTCCAGGAGGACCCGGATGACGCTCTCCTCGCCCTTGAAAACCGCCCCGGCGAGGGGAGTCTGACCGCGGTCGTTGACCCGGTCCGCCTCCCCGCCACGGGCCAGGAGCTCCCGTACGGCGTCGGCGTGACCGTGGTACGCGGCGAGCATCACGAGCGAGTCGCCGCGGTCGTTGGTGAGGTCGGCCGGCACGCCCGCGTCGACGTACCCCACGAGCGCCTCGGTCTCGCCCCTACGGGCCAGATCGAAGATCTTGGTCGCCAGCTCCACGACCGCCGGGTCGGGGGCTTCGCTCATCGCCGGGACCACCTCTCACATACGCACTTCGAGCCGAACGGGTGAATCGTCAGGGTACTGGCTCGACGCGCACATCAGCGGACAGAGCCGAGGCAAAGATCACACCGAGTCCCGTCGCGCGCAACAGCCCAGCCCGGACGGCCCAGTCCCGATGCGGCCGACTGGGCGAAATCCTCGATATTTCACCCATATGCACCTTTTATCGTATGGATACATCCTGTGACCTTGGAAGAACTCATGGTGATTGTCCCCATCAACCAGGAGAGCCCACATGATCCTGAACATCTCAGGCGTCGTCCTGCTCGGCGTCATCGTCTTCCTGTTCTTCCGCAAGGACGGCCTGAAGGCATCGCACTGCATCGTCGTCACGCTCTTCGGCTTCTACCTCGCCAGCACGGGCATCGCCCCGAGCATCACAGCGGGCGGCGAGAGCCTCGCGAGCCTCCTCGGCGGGATCAAGTTCTGACCCCGCCCCCATCCGCACGCACCCCCAGGAGACAGCTGTGGCCCGGGTCCCCCTCCCCCGCATTCTGAGCACCGGTGGCGCGCACCTCGCCAGGAGCCGGGAGTTGGCCCGGACGGCGGCCGACGGCGCCACCGACGTCCTCCACCCGTTGATCACGATCACGCGTGGACTGCGCCGGCTGGTCGCCGCCGGCCGCCTCAGATGGGCCGAGACCCCGAAGGACCGTCGCGGGTCACTGCTCTTCCTGGCGGCCTCGATCGTCCTGGTCGTGACCCTGGTGCCGTACGGCCCGCTGCTCGCCGTCATCGCGCTGATGGCGGCGGCGGCGTGGGCGGGCCGCGAGGGCGCCGTCACCGAGCCGGCCGGCCCGGACGAGTCCCAGACCCAGCGCCTGCGCTCCCTCTACGAGGCGCTGGTCCCCTCCTTCTCGGCCGCGGAGGACCCCGAGCCGCTCTACACGCACGGCGGCGCCTGGGACAAGGCCTTCCCCACGTACGCGTTCGACGGCACTGGCCGCGTCTGCCATCTGCTGATCCGCTACCCGGCGTACTTCCCGGACGGCGAGGCCGAGGCCCGCGCACGCGTCGAGCAGTTGCTGCACACCAAGGCGGGCCGCGGCCGCGAGTACCGGTTCACCTGGGACGAGGAGGGCAACGAGCTCACCGTCGCCGTCCTCCCCCCGCTCGCCACCGACATCACCGCCCAGCGCTTCGTGACGGCACCGGGCGAGACGGTCCTCGGCTTCACCGACGAGACCCAGGTCCAGCGCACCCTTCCCCTGTCCTCCGGGGAGGAGCAGCGGGACGTGCCGCCGGTCGTCTGGCGCACCGGCGTCCGGTCCACCGAACCGCATCTGCTGGCCGTGGGCGAGCCCGGCAGCGGCACCACGACCCTGCTCCGCTCGATCGCCCTCCAGGCGCTCCAGCACGGCGACGTCGTCATCGTCGAGGGCGGCGGCAGCGGCGAGTACGCGTGTCTGACCGGCCGCGACGGCGTGCTCGCCGTGGAGAGCGGACTCTCCGGGGCCCTGGCGAGCCTGGAGTGGGCGTCCCAGGAGACGGAGCGCCGGCTGATCGCCACGAACCGGGCCCGGCAGGCGGGCCATCCCCCGCCGGACGACATCCGCCGGCCCCTCTGGCTCCTCCTCGACCGCCCGAGCGTGCTGTCCCACCTCGCCGCGGCCGAGGGCAGGACCGACCCGCAGTCCCTCCTGCAGATCCCCCTCAGACACGGCCGCGCGGTCGACGTCGCCGTCGTGATCACCGAACAGTTCGACCACCTGGACTCCCTCACGGACGCGGTACGTCAGCACACGCGCGCGCGTGTCGTCCTCGGTCCCGCCTCCCCCGAACAGGTGGAGACGGTCCTGGGCGCCGCGCCCCCCACCACGCCCACCCCGGACATGCCGCCGGGCCGCGGCTACGCCCGGCTGGGCCCGGCCCCCGCGCTCCGCCTCCAGGTCCCCACCACCCCGGACCCCTACGACGACACCACCCCGGAACCCCACCGCCAGGCAGTCCTGGACCTGCTCCCGCCCCACACACCCGCAGCGGACGCGTTCACGAAGGCGGCCCCGGCGGAGACGTGAGCCCCACCGCGGGCAGTCGTGCGGGCGGCACGGGTGGGCGGCGGCACCCGCCGCACACCCGCCCACCGACCCCTCACGCCACGAAGGTCCGCGGCCCCTCGCCCCCACCCGACGCCCCGTCCCGCACCAACCGCGCCGCCGCCGCCAACCGCACCGCCGCCTCCTCGGCCACCGCTCCCCCCACCGTGAACGGCAGCCGCACATACCCCTCGAACGCCCCGTCCACCCCGAACCGGGGCCCGGACGGCACACGGACCCCCACCCGTTCCCCCACCTCGGCGAGCCTCGACCCCGAGAGTCCCCCGGTGCGGACCCACAGCGTCAACCCACCCCGGGGCTCCGAGAACTCCCAGTCCGGCAGCTCCCGACGCACGGCGGCCACCAGGTCGTCCCGGTTCTCCCGGGCCTGCTCCCGCCGCACCCCCACGGCCTGCGCCCAACCCCCCGTACTCATCAGCCAGTTCACGGCCAACTGCTCCAACACCGGCGTCCCCAGGTCCGCGTACGCCCGAGCCGCGACCAGACTCCGGATCACATCCGGCGCCGCCCGCACCCAGCCGATCCGCATGCCCGCCCAGAACGCCTTGCTGGCCGACCCGACCGTGATCACCGTGGACCCCGCCGGATCGAACGCGCACACGGGCCGCGGCATCTCCACGTCGTCGTCGAGCCACAGCTCGCTCATCGTCTCGTCGGCGACCAGCACCGTCCCGGCGCCCCGAGCCGCGTCGACGAGCCCACGCCTGCGGTCCTCGTCGGCGAGCGCCCCGGTCGGGTTGTGGAAGTCGGCGACGACGTACGCCAGTCGGGGCGCCGCGTCCCGCAGCACCTGCCGCCACCGGTCCATGTCCCACCCGGCGAGCCCGTCCGCCATGGCGACCGGCACCAGCCGCGCGCCCGCCTCCCGCATCAGCTGCAGGATGTTCGCGTACGACGGCGACTCCACCGCGATCCGCTCACCGCGCCCCGCGAAGAGATGGCAGATGGCGTCCATGGCCCCCATGGCTCCGGTGGTCACCATGATCTGCTCGGGCATCGTCGGGATGCCGCGCGCGGTGTACCGCTCGGCGAGCATGGAGCGCAGGGCGGGCAGCCCGGCCGGGTAGTCGCCGTGCGTGTGGGCGTAGGGCGGCAGTTCCTCCAAGGCGCCCTGCACGGCCCGGGTGAGCCAGGGCTCCGGCGCGGGCAGGGCCGCGCAGCCCAGGTCGATCATCGAGCCGAGCGCCTCGGGCGGCAGCGGCTCCAGGCCGCGCGCGGGCAACGGCTTCCCCGCCGGTACGGCGGTCCAGCTGCCCGCTCCCCGCCGGGACTCCAGGAACCCCTCCGTGCGCAGCGCCTCGTAGGCCGCCGCCACGGTCGTACGGCTCACGGAGAGGGAGAGCGCCAGCTCCCGCTCGGCGGGCAGCCGGGCGGCGACGGGCACCCGGCCCTCCAGCACCAGCAGACGGATCCCGTCGGCGAGCGCGCGATAGGCGGGCGGGCGGCGCGTGCCGGGGCCGGCGGGACGCTCCTGCTGCGAGGTGAGCAGCCGCGCGAGCTGTGCCGCGCCGACCGCCGAAGTCCACTGCGCCATGATTCCAGTCCACCTTCCGCGAATTGGCCATGGATGCCAACTTTCTCCAAGCCACAGAGTGTCATGCGTCAGGCCACCGGCACCACCAGGGGGGACATCTTGTCCGCACGCCACGAACCACGACACGAGCCACCACACGGACTCCGGAGGCACACGGGCCGCCGGCTGGTCCAGCTCTACACCGGTCTCGCGCTGTACGGCGCCAGCTCGGCGCTCCTCGTACGCTCGGGTCTCGGCCTGGAGCCGTGGAACGTGCTGCACCAGGGCCTGGCGGAGCTGACCGGGCTGACCATCGGGGTGGTGTCGATCGCCGTGGGCGCGGTGGTGCTGCTCCTGTGGATCCCGCTCCGGCAGCGCCCTGGTCTCGGCACGGTCTCCAACGTCTTCGTGGTGGGCATCGCGATGGACGCCACCCTGACGCTGGTGCCGGAGGCGCACTCCATGGCCGTACGGATCTCCCTGCTGGCCGCCGGGGTCGTGCTGAACGGCGCGGCGACCGGCCTCTACATCGCGGCCCGCTTCGGTCCGGGCCCGCGTGACGGCCTGATGACGGGGCTGCACCGGCGCACCGGCCGCTCGCTGAGGCTGATGCGGACGGCCGTGGAGGTGGCGGTGCTGGCGACCGGCTTCGCCCTCGGCGGCACGGTCGGGGTGGGCACCCTGCTCTACGCCCTCTGCATCGGTCCCCTCGCCCAGTTCTTCCTTCGGGTGTTCGCCGTGC
This genomic stretch from Streptomyces deccanensis harbors:
- a CDS encoding glycosyltransferase family 4 protein; its protein translation is MRVVIVTESFPPDVNGVAHCALQTARHLVARGHAPLVVAPATAQGTGAGADLQAPCPVVRVPSLPLPGYPQVRVALPSRRVAAAIVEHRADIVHLASPFVLGVRGMAAAARLGVPAVAIYQTDLAGYARTYVHAGEAAAWRRIRSVHAAADRTLAPSSAALRDLEAHGVPRVSLWPRGVDTVRFRPELRDEALRRELAPNGELIVGYVGRLAPEKQIELLAGVCGLEGVRVVVVGDGPSEPGLREALPGAVFLGRRTGDELARIFASFDVFAHTGPFETFCQTVQEAMASGVPVVAPAAGGPLDLVAHGRTGLLVPPRDAAAVRDAVWSLAADPALRAAYGAAGRAMVEGRTWAAVGDQLIGHYADVLTARTAVAA
- a CDS encoding YczE/YyaS/YitT family protein, encoding MRQATGTTRGDILSARHEPRHEPPHGLRRHTGRRLVQLYTGLALYGASSALLVRSGLGLEPWNVLHQGLAELTGLTIGVVSIAVGAVVLLLWIPLRQRPGLGTVSNVFVVGIAMDATLTLVPEAHSMAVRISLLAAGVVLNGAATGLYIAARFGPGPRDGLMTGLHRRTGRSLRLMRTAVEVAVLATGFALGGTVGVGTLLYALCIGPLAQFFLRVFAVPSGSGSTVVATGPSKRAILPG
- a CDS encoding HEAT repeat domain-containing protein, coding for MFEPVIAPSGTLLGLLQRGRGDGTLHALTAPRAEALAALNHCVLSDPRHDWQVENRSLYYARLYLDLSGELDEIERHLFDAEDVLDTDESRTGLALAVLGHLASYGRRDALALLRRYAAVGTSWAWALDELALRDDDEGLRSLAEPVLARFATDPEGEAELAAAVRDAFEPRPWRLWADDPREAIATRVRAAHETGCFDRWQRQMRPSGPRPGWSVAAVFEWAQQGIERGAVLHVPAARCLTAVAGPEDRPEILAAARSGDDGARCTALRYLADGNDPDALDLIEGAVTDGTTMVVEAAVDAFERMRSMAAVDRARGWVHRPDPLGAAAGRMLACLGGTKDSDLVLGALREAVRGEGPDAQTLWTLVDGAGRLGIVCAAPVLRHIYRETASSHLRGRAARALAATDPSFAAGFAVECLWDCEETTREIAARHAETGDARVVDQLRRLAADPAEEAEVQTAVRSRIGPDMPAM
- a CDS encoding biotin-dependent carboxyltransferase family protein → MTDDALVVVRAGALTTVQDRGRPGHAHLGVPRSGALDAPAAALVNRLVGNSPDAAVLETTLNGCSVRPRSAVVVAVGGAPGPVTVDGRPAPWGAPVRVPGGALLDIGPARSGVRGYLAVAGGVAVEPVLGSRSTDLLSGLGPPPLTDGTVLPLGRPCRPHARVDVVPHPAPPSELVLRVTLGPRDDWFTDTALRTLTRHPYAVSSASNRIGLRTEGPALERSRPGELPSEGMVLGAVQVPPDGRPVVFLADHPTTGGYPVIAVVHPADLPGAAQATPGTPVRFVAVRHRR
- a CDS encoding ankyrin repeat domain-containing protein — encoded protein: MSEAPDPAVVELATKIFDLARRGETEALVGYVDAGVPADLTNDRGDSLVMLAAYHGHADAVRELLARGGEADRVNDRGQTPLAGAVFKGEESVIRVLLEAGADPAAGTPNAVDTARMFGKTELLELFAAH
- a CDS encoding ABC transporter ATP-binding protein — translated: MARVPLPRILSTGGAHLARSRELARTAADGATDVLHPLITITRGLRRLVAAGRLRWAETPKDRRGSLLFLAASIVLVVTLVPYGPLLAVIALMAAAAWAGREGAVTEPAGPDESQTQRLRSLYEALVPSFSAAEDPEPLYTHGGAWDKAFPTYAFDGTGRVCHLLIRYPAYFPDGEAEARARVEQLLHTKAGRGREYRFTWDEEGNELTVAVLPPLATDITAQRFVTAPGETVLGFTDETQVQRTLPLSSGEEQRDVPPVVWRTGVRSTEPHLLAVGEPGSGTTTLLRSIALQALQHGDVVIVEGGGSGEYACLTGRDGVLAVESGLSGALASLEWASQETERRLIATNRARQAGHPPPDDIRRPLWLLLDRPSVLSHLAAAEGRTDPQSLLQIPLRHGRAVDVAVVITEQFDHLDSLTDAVRQHTRARVVLGPASPEQVETVLGAAPPTTPTPDMPPGRGYARLGPAPALRLQVPTTPDPYDDTTPEPHRQAVLDLLPPHTPAADAFTKAAPAET
- a CDS encoding PLP-dependent aminotransferase family protein, producing MAQWTSAVGAAQLARLLTSQQERPAGPGTRRPPAYRALADGIRLLVLEGRVPVAARLPAERELALSLSVSRTTVAAAYEALRTEGFLESRRGAGSWTAVPAGKPLPARGLEPLPPEALGSMIDLGCAALPAPEPWLTRAVQGALEELPPYAHTHGDYPAGLPALRSMLAERYTARGIPTMPEQIMVTTGAMGAMDAICHLFAGRGERIAVESPSYANILQLMREAGARLVPVAMADGLAGWDMDRWRQVLRDAAPRLAYVVADFHNPTGALADEDRRRGLVDAARGAGTVLVADETMSELWLDDDVEMPRPVCAFDPAGSTVITVGSASKAFWAGMRIGWVRAAPDVIRSLVAARAYADLGTPVLEQLAVNWLMSTGGWAQAVGVRREQARENRDDLVAAVRRELPDWEFSEPRGGLTLWVRTGGLSGSRLAEVGERVGVRVPSGPRFGVDGAFEGYVRLPFTVGGAVAEEAAVRLAAAARLVRDGASGGGEGPRTFVA
- a CDS encoding SGNH/GDSL hydrolase family protein codes for the protein MRALRFVALGDSLTEGVGDPVEGGWRGWAALLAEGLRADVGPGGGADARPGRGPDGGPGGGSGVGLHAGSGPGLHAWPGAGPTVEFTNLAVSGSQTRDVLERQLSAALDLRPDIASVVIGVNDTLRCTFDIHAVTARLDAVYAALRERGAVLLTACLPDPGAMLGLPGALARPLARRQRAVNTVVHALSERHGAVHLHASEGAWLTDRAMWSADRLHPGERGHRQLALRFHALLTEAGIATGPAPSAEPEFEAPGRAAGFWWLATAGTGWVARRCTDLLPQLLALAAAEVRHKARGTSARLDLSASHAVASALAALSAPEQRPEVA
- a CDS encoding glycosyltransferase; this encodes MTGNAVEGAPRDGARTGLRIVRLANFVAPSSGGLRIALRELGRGYEAAGHESVLIVPGERYTDRATEQGRVITLPGPLLPGTGGYRVLMDKGRVAGLLESLGPDRLEVSDRTTLRWTGKWARRARVRAVMVSHETADGVLRTWGLSEGMARRASDALNVRTAHTYSRVVCTTEFAEREFVRIGARNVVRAPLGVDLVGRHPALRDPGLRERHAREDEVLLVMCSRLSVEKRPGTALDALEALLRRGRRAVLVVAGDGPLRGRLEQRAKGLPVTFLGHVGDRETLGALQASADVALAPGPAETFGLAALEAMACGTPVVASSSSALPEVIGSAGATAADNGESFADAVELLLDRTEGERREAARARAECFGWQTAVDAFLTAHDATVGRPVREGVG